The Candidatus Binatia bacterium genome includes the window GACGGTGTCGGACGTCGCGCTCGAGGTCGGGCAGACCGTCGGCGACGTGATCTCCAACCTGCAGCGCATCGCGCAGACCCGCGTCGCGCGCGAGCTCAGCGAGGAGAACCTGCGCAACCAGACCAAGCGCTACGACGTCGGCATGGTGACCACCACCGACCTGCTGATCTTCCAGGATCAGGTCGCACGCGCGCGCCTCGCCGAGATCCAGGCGGTGATCGACTACAACAACTCGCTCGCGGCGCTCGAGCGTGCGCAGGGGACGCTGCTCGAGCGGTTCAACGTCACGGTCGCGGACCGCGGCGACACGATCACGCCCTGGTGGGCGAAGTTCTGAGCGCGGCGCGCGGGTCGCGACACGTCGCCCGACACGACGGCGTGCGCAGCGAAGCGGCGTAGCGAGGAACGAGCCGGCGCGCGTCAGCCGCGGCGGTGCCCGATCAGCGTCATGAACTCGTCGCGCGTTTCTTGACGCTCGCGGAACACGCCGAACATCGCGCTCGTCACGACGTACGAGTTCTGCTTCTCGACGCCGCGCATGCGCATGCACAGGTGCTCCGCCTCGACCACGACCGCGACGCCCTCGGGCTTCAGCTTCTCCATGAGCAGCGACGCGATCTGCGTCGTCATGCGCTCCTGGACCTGCAGGCGACGGGCGTAGACGTCGACCAGGCGCGCGAGCTTCGAGATCCCGACGATCTTGCCCTTCGGCAGGTAGGCGATGTGCGCCTTGCCGAAGAACGGCAGGATGTGGTGCTCGCACAGCGAGAAGAAGTCCACATCCTTCATGATGATCATCTCGGAGTAGTCCTCGGTGAAGAGGGCTCCGTTGATGATCTTCTCGGGATCCTCGTGGTACCCGCGGGTGAGCTCGCGCAGAGCGCGCGCGACGCGCGCGGGGGTCTTCTGGAGACCCTCGCGCTCGGGATCCTCACCGAGCTGCTTCAGGATCTCCCGCAGGAAGGGCTCCACGCCCTACTTGCTACCTTTCTTCTCGACCGCTTTCACCTTCTGGTACTTGCGGTAATCGTACCCGGTCGCCATCGCGAGCAGCATCGGCTCCATGCCGCCCTCGCGCTCGCGACGCAGGATCGACAAGCGGTCGAAGAAATCCTGGAAGCCGCGCGCGACGCGGATGCGCAGCTCGGCGCCCGGCGAGCTGCGGTCCTCGGCGCGGGTCGCGGAGCCGCGCTCCTGGGTGATCGCCGCGAGCCCGAGCTCGGCGTCGGGCAGCGCCAGCACCTCGCGCAGCCGCGTCACGGTGAAGCGCAGCGCCGAGAAGCGCAGCTCGTTCGGGAACGCGTCCCACTCGGCGAGCGACAGCGTGCGCACCGACTCGTAGCCGGCGATCAGCGACTCGAAGCGCTTGAGGTCGTACTTGCCGTCGGTGAAGCAGACCGCGTTCACCGCGGTCGCGAGGTCGAAGATGAACTTGCCGCGGCACGCCGCCTCGAAGTCGAGCATGCCGACGAGCTTGTCGCCCTTGACCAGCAGGTTCTCTTCGAAGAGGTCGCCGTTGATCACGCCCTTGGGCAGCTTCCCCTCGAGGTAGCTGCCGAGGTACTCGACCTCCTCGTCGAGCGTGCGGGTGATCTTCTTGAAGTACGGCGGCAGCTGGCCGCGCACCTCGTGGTAGAGGTCGGCGACGCGCTCGAAGCTGAAGCGGTTGTCGATCCCCTTCTTGTAACCCTTACCGACGACGTGCAGATCTGCGAGGGCGCGGCCGATGTTCTCGATCTGCGCCGGCGTCAGCGCGTCGACCGTCGGACGGCGTCCGTCGATGTGCTTGTAGACGATCAGGCACGCGCCGTGCGCGTCGCGGTAGTAGCGTCCCTTGCGATCGGGGAGCGGCTGCGGGCACGGGAAGCCGTGCTTGCGCAGGTAGAGCAGCAGGTCGACCTCGCGCTTGACCTCGAGCTCGCCCTTCACCTCGTCGAAGCGGACGATCACCTTGCCGCGCGCCGTGTCGAGCAGCAGGTTCGTCTGGTGGTTGCCGCGCCGCGTCCACCCTTCGGGCGCCGGCGTCACCGACACGACGCGTCCGAGCCCGTAATCCTCCGCGATCTCGGCGAGCTCGCTGTTGTCCAGAAGATCCATCCGTTCCTGTCGATCCTGTCGATCTTGCCGCAAATCGGGCCGCGGAAGCGGCTCGCGGGACTGACCAATCACCGGGGTGGATTCGGATGGCAGGCGCTGTGGCGAGAGCGACGGTTTCATCGCGCACCACCGAACGGCGGGGCGACAATCGGGGCCGCGGTCACCTCCGCGACGAGGTCTCGCGTCGGTGACATGCTGTTTGTCCGGACCAAGTCGCGAGGACTCTAGTAGAATCAAAAAAAACTGTCAATAGAGGAATCGCTATCTAACGCGCCGCATCGGAAGTATAACGACGTCTCTCGAATGCGCGCTCCGTCGTGGGCATTCACGATCAACGACGCAGCGCGATGACGACGTCCATGGCGTTGGTGCCGGTCGCTCCCGGACGAAACAGATCTCCGATGCGGGCAAAGAAAGGATACGTGTCGTGCTCGCGCAGCGCCCGCTCGGCCGCGCGCCGCCCGCCGCGCCGCAGCGTGGTGCCGTCGCAGAACGCGCCCGCCGCGTCGGTGCGTCCGTCGATGCCGTCGGTGCCCGCCGCGAGGAGCGTCCAGTCGCGACCCGCGAGCCTTTCCGCCGCGGCCAGCGCCAGCTCCTGCGAGCGACCACCGAGGCCGCGCGCGTCACCGACGGTGACGTGCGTCTCGCCGCCGGCGAGCAAGCAGACCGGTCCGGGAGCATCCGGCAGCTCCTCGACCAGACGTCGTGCGACCTCCGCGGCCTCGCCGCGCAGCGTCGCACGCCGGCGCACGACGCGGTAGCCCAGCCGGCGGGCGGCGCGCGCCGCCGCGGTCAGCGCCGTGCGGTTCGAGCCGATCACCACCGCGAGCGCACGGCGCGCCGCCGGATCGCGCGGTTTGAGCGTCTCCTCGGGGCCGCGACCCGCCGCACCGTCGACGAGGCGCTGCCAGACGCGCCGCGGCACGCCCCTTCCCATCGGTGCGACGGCGCGCAGCCGCTCGATCGCATCGGCGAAAGTGGTCGGGTCGGGGACGCCGGGCCCCGACCCGATGACCGAGAGGTCGTCACCGGGGACGTCCGAGAGCGCCAGCGTCACCACCGTGCGCGGCGCAGCGAGACGCACGAGCCCCCCGCCCTTCACCGCCGAGACGTGCTTGCGCACCGCGTTCATCGTCGCGATGTCCGCGCCGCAGCGAAGAAGCCAACGGTTCAGCGCGCTCTTGTCGGCGGTCGTCACACCGGGCGCCGGAGCCGCGAGCAGCGCCGAGGCGCCGCCGCTCAGCAGAAAGAGCACGGTCGCATCGCGCGGCGCGCGCGACAGCGCCACGAGCAGGCGTCGCGTCGACGCGTAGCTCCGCCGCCCCGGCACCGGGTGGTCCCCCGGCAAGACGTGGATCCGCCCGAGGCGCGTGCCGCGCGGACCGACGACGGCCGCGGGCGCGATCACGACGCCGCTCACCTCGGGGGCGATCGTCGCGACGGCGCGCGCCATCGCGAGCGCGGCCTTGCCGGCGCCGGCGACCCAGACGCGATCGAGACGCGGCGTGAGAACCCGTTCCCGGCCGAGCGCGATCGCGAGCCGCGCACCGCGACGCTCGAGTCGACCGCGGACCAGCCGCTCCGGGTCGACGGCGTCGATCGCGGCGCGGTAGATCGCGATCAGGTCGTCGCGCGCCGAACGCACACGGGGCGTCTCGGATTTCTCCGAGACGCCCCGCTGCGCAGCCGAATCAGCCGAGCTCCTCGTCCGTCTCGCCGACCGCGAAGCGACGGTAGCCTCGATCGTCGTCGAGGCGCCGCTGCTGCTTCGCCTCGCGCTCCTGCTCGGCCTGGCAGGTCACGCACGTACGGGTGAACGGCAGCGCCTTCAGGCGCTCTTCTGCGATGTCGAGCTCGCAGATCTCGCAGATGCCGTAGGTGCCCGAGTTGATGCGCTCGAGCGCCTCGTCGATGCTCTGCAACTTCGCGCGGTCGCGGTCCGACAGGATCATGCTGATGTCGCGATCCCGCTCCTCGCTCGCGAGGTCGTAGGCATCCATGCCCTCGTCCTTCTGGCCCTCGCGGCTCGACTTGGTCTCGTTCTCGATGTCCTCGAGAACCTGGCGCCGCATGGCCAGCAGGGACTCACGGGCACTCTTCAGGAAAGCCTTTCTCATTTTTTCGGTGTCCAGTCGGCAGCGCGGCCGGCGCCGCCGGAGCGGCGGAGGTTAAGGATCCTTCCAGGCAGTGTCAACATGGTGCCGAGCGCCACACGGCGGGCCCCCTGCGGGCCCGCAGCAGCGATCGGCCGGTTCGGTGCACGCTTCGTGCCACGCCGCACCGGTGATCGATTCGGACGCCCGGCAGGCCGAACGGCCGGTGCGGGCGCGTGCGCAGCCTGCGTCAAGCGACGCTGGCCGCGCTCTCGGCCGGGCGCTCGCAGACCGCGCCCTCGAGGTCGTACGTGCTCGCGCGTGTGATTTGTACCGGCACGATCGTCCCGGCTTCCAGCGCCTGGCCGCGTAGCAGGACGACGCCGTCGATGTCGGCCGCCTGCGTCTGCGTGCGGCCGAACCAGCGGCCGTTGTCGAGCTGACCGCAGACCAGCACCGGGAGCGTCGTCCCGACCAGCGACGCGTTCGTCTCGCGCGCAATGCGCGCCGCGAGCCGCATCGCGCGCCGCCGGCGCGTCTCCTTCACGCGCTCGGAGATCTGATCGCCGAGCTCGTACGCCGCCGTACCCTCCTCGTGCGAGTAGCGGAACACCCCAACGCGCTCGAAACGACACTCCTCGATGAACGCGAGCAGCTCCGCGAAGTCATCCTCGGTCTCGCCCGGGAAGCCGACGATGAACGACGAGCGCAGAACGACGCCGGGCACGCGGTCGCGGATGCGCGCGACGAGCTCGCGCAGCCGCCGCGACGTGCCCGCGGTGCCGCGCCGCATCGCGCGCAGGATGCGGTCGCTGCCGTGCTGCAGCGGCATGTCGAGGTAGGAGCAGATGCGCTCCTCGCGCGCGACGAGCCGCAGCAGCTCGTCGGTGACGTGCTGCGGGTACATGTAAAGGAGGCGGAACCAGTCGATGCCGTCCACCTCGAGCAGTGCCTCGAGAAGACGCGTCAGGTTCGCGCCGTCGTCGCGGTCGGTGCCGTAGCTGGTGAGATCCTGCGCGATCAGGCTGAGCTCGCGGACGCCGGCGTCCGCGAGACGCCGCGCCTCCTCGACCAGCGACGCGATGCTGCGGCTCTCCTGCCGTCCGCGGATCTTCGGGATGATGCAGAACGAGCAGGTGCGGTTGCACCCCTCGGCGATCTTGAGAAACGAGGTGTAGAACGGCGTCGCCTGGATGCGCGGGGCGTCCGCCTCGTGCAGCACGTGCTGGGCGCCGACGTAGGTCGGCTTCGGGGCGTCGGCGACGAGCAGCTTCGGCAGCTCGAGGAAGTTGCCGGTGCCGACGAAGACGTCGACCTCGGGCATGCTCTGGCGCAGCACGGTGCCGTAGCGCTCGGCGAGGCAGCCGGTGACGATCAGCCGGCTCGCGCGCCCTTCTTCCTTGTAGCGCGCGAGCTCGAGGATCGTGTCGATCGACTCCTCCTTCGCCTCGTCGATGAAGCTGCAGGTGTTGACCACCAGCACGTCGGCCTGCGCGGGGTCGAGGACGAGCTCGTGCCCCTCGCGCACCAGCATGCCCTGCATGACCTCGCCGTCGACGAGGTTCTTCGGGCAGCCGAGCGAGACGAAGTGGACCTTGCGCGGCGTCGGCGTCACGTCCCCTCAGTCGCGCATGTTGACGAACTGCAGCGGCCGGCGGAAATCCGCCGCGCGCAGCGCCTGGATGACCTTCTGCAGGTCGTCACGCTGCTTGCCGGTGACGCGGACCTGATCGTCCTGCACCTGCGCCTGGACCTTCAGCTTGGTCTCCTTGATGAGCTTGACGACCTCGCGCGCGGCGTCGGTGTCGAGACCCTGGTGGATGGTGATCGACTGGCGCGCGAGACCACCCGCGGCGGGCTCGACCTTGCCGTACTCGAGCGACTTGAGATTGACGCCGCGCTTGACGAGCTTCGATTGCAGAACGTCGACCACCGCCTTCACCTTGAAGTCGTTGTCGGAGGTGATCTTGATGACGTTCTTCTCCTGCTCGATCGTGGTCTTCGAGCCCTTGAAGTCGTAGCGCTGCTCGACCTCCTTGCGGGTCTGCTGCAGCGCGTTCGCGACTTCCTGCATGTCGACCTTCGACACCACGTCGAACGATGGCACCGACCTACTCCTCCGTTCAGCGCGTTGGGGCTTCGATCACGTCGACGCCGGGGCGCCGCTCGTAGACGAACAGCGAGTCGTCGACCGTTCCGTTCCGCTTCATGCCGGCGAGCGCGACGCGCGTCGTGTTGCCGAGCGGGTCGCGGATCACCGCCGCTCGCACGTCGTAGGTCTGCGGATCGACCTCGAGCGTCAGCGAGCCGAGCGAGCCGTCCTCCGAGTCGTTCGACTCGAGCTGCAGACGCAGCGAGCCGTCCTCGGCCGGCGACAGCAGCGTCGCCTGGAAGTCACGCTCGATGCGCGCGACGCCGAGCAGGAACGACACCGGCGTGCGCGACTCGAAGGCCTGGCGCAGCGGCGCCTTCAGCACCTGGTTGTCGGCCGGCTGATCGATCCACAGCGTCTCGCCGTCGGCGACGATCGTCTGCTTCTCGGGGCTCGTGTACTCCCAGCGCATGCGGCCGGGCTTGCGGAACCACATGGTCCCCGTCGACCGGATCACCTGGCCGCCCGCCTCGATCCGCATCTCCTGCGTGAAGTCGGCGGTGAAGTTCTGCGTCTCGTCGTACCGCTCCTGGACGTGACGCACGACCTCCTGCGCGGTCAGCGCGGCACGCGCCGGCTCGGCGGCGGCGGCCGCCGACGACACGACGGCGACGGCCAACGCTGCGCGGAGCGCGAGCGATGCGATGATGGACACGAGAGCTTTTATCCCTGTTTCGGGGCGAGAACTTCGCGAACCCCGCGGTGATCCGCGGGACTTACCACACCCTCGCGCTCCATGCACTCGATCATCCGGGCGGCGCGGTTGTAGCCCACCTGCAGCCGCCGCTGGACGTACGAGATCGACGCCTTGCCGCTCTCCGTGACGATGCGCACGGCCTCGTCGTACATCGAATCGTACGGCTCGTCGGCGCTGTCGCGCTCGGAGCCTTCGGACGCCTCCTCCTCGTCCTGCAGCAGGTCCATCTGGTAGCGCTGCGGCTCCTGGCCGCGGACGAAGTCGGTGATGCGCTTGATCTCGGCGTCCGAGACGTACGCGCCGTGCAGACGCTGCAGCTTCGAGTTGTCGGGCGGCAGGAACAGCATGTCGCCGTCGCCGAGCAAGCGCTCCGCCCCAATGCTGTCGAGGATCGTGCGCGAGTTGACCGCGCCCGCGACCTTGAACGAGATGCGCGCCGGAAAATTTGCCTTGATGAGACCGGTGATGACGTCCACCGACGGGCGCTGAGTCGCGACCACGAGGTGGATGCCCGCCGCGCGCGCCTTCTGCGCGAGCATGGTGATCGGCACCTCGCAGTCGCGCCGGGTCATGATGAGGTCGGCGAGCTCGTCGATGATCACGACGATGCGCGGCAGGTGCTGGTGGACCAGGCGCTCCTGCTGCTCCTCGCCCGACTCCTCCTGCTCCTCGCCCTCTTCCGACTCCTCGTCCGCGAGCTCGATCACCTCGGGCCGCCCCGCCTCCTCGGCGATCAGGCGGTTGTAGCTCTCGAGGTTGCGCACCCCCTTGTCCTTCAGCAGGCGGTAGCGCTCGTTCATCTCCTTGACGAGGTTGTTCAGCACCGTCACCGCGGCGCGCGCCTCGGTGATCACCGGCACGAGCAGGTGCGGGATGTGCTCGTAGGTGCTGAGCTCGAGCATCTTCGGGTCGATCAGCACGAGACGCACGTCGCGCGGCGTCGCGCGCATCAGGATGCTCGTCAGCAAGCTGTTCAGGAACACCGACTTGCCGGTGCCGGTCGCGCCCGCGACCAGGAGGTGCGGCATGCGCGCGAGGTCGCCCACCACCGGGTTGCCCTTGGTGTCCTTGCCGAGCGCGAGCGTCAGCACCGACGGCGACTCGCGGAAGACGTCGGAGTCGACGATCTCGCGCAGCAGCACGCGCTCGCGCTGCTTGTTCGACACCTCGATGCCGACCACCGACTTGCCCGGGATCGGCGCGATGATGCGCACCGAGAGCGCGCTCATCGCCATCGCGAGGTCGTCGGCGAGCGCCGCGATGCGGTTCACCTTGATGCTCGGCCCGGGCTCGAACTCGTAGGTCGTGATCACCGGCCCGGGGTGGATCTCGCGCACCTTGCCGTCGACGCCGAAGGTCGCGAGCTTGGTCTCGAGGACGCGCGAGCTCGCGATCAGCGCCTCGTGATCGACGACCAGGGGCTTGGCGGGCGGCTCGTCGAAGATCGTGAGGTCGGGCAAGCAGT containing:
- the folE gene encoding GTP cyclohydrolase I FolE; translation: MEPFLREILKQLGEDPEREGLQKTPARVARALRELTRGYHEDPEKIINGALFTEDYSEMIIMKDVDFFSLCEHHILPFFGKAHIAYLPKGKIVGISKLARLVDVYARRLQVQERMTTQIASLLMEKLKPEGVAVVVEAEHLCMRMRGVEKQNSYVVTSAMFGVFRERQETRDEFMTLIGHRRG
- a CDS encoding homoserine kinase, which codes for MDLLDNSELAEIAEDYGLGRVVSVTPAPEGWTRRGNHQTNLLLDTARGKVIVRFDEVKGELEVKREVDLLLYLRKHGFPCPQPLPDRKGRYYRDAHGACLIVYKHIDGRRPTVDALTPAQIENIGRALADLHVVGKGYKKGIDNRFSFERVADLYHEVRGQLPPYFKKITRTLDEEVEYLGSYLEGKLPKGVINGDLFEENLLVKGDKLVGMLDFEAACRGKFIFDLATAVNAVCFTDGKYDLKRFESLIAGYESVRTLSLAEWDAFPNELRFSALRFTVTRLREVLALPDAELGLAAITQERGSATRAEDRSSPGAELRIRVARGFQDFFDRLSILRREREGGMEPMLLAMATGYDYRKYQKVKAVEKKGSK
- a CDS encoding DUF4147 domain-containing protein, whose translation is MRSARDDLIAIYRAAIDAVDPERLVRGRLERRGARLAIALGRERVLTPRLDRVWVAGAGKAALAMARAVATIAPEVSGVVIAPAAVVGPRGTRLGRIHVLPGDHPVPGRRSYASTRRLLVALSRAPRDATVLFLLSGGASALLAAPAPGVTTADKSALNRWLLRCGADIATMNAVRKHVSAVKGGGLVRLAAPRTVVTLALSDVPGDDLSVIGSGPGVPDPTTFADAIERLRAVAPMGRGVPRRVWQRLVDGAAGRGPEETLKPRDPAARRALAVVIGSNRTALTAAARAARRLGYRVVRRRATLRGEAAEVARRLVEELPDAPGPVCLLAGGETHVTVGDARGLGGRSQELALAAAERLAGRDWTLLAAGTDGIDGRTDAAGAFCDGTTLRRGGRRAAERALREHDTYPFFARIGDLFRPGATGTNAMDVVIALRR
- a CDS encoding TraR/DksA C4-type zinc finger protein gives rise to the protein MRRQVLEDIENETKSSREGQKDEGMDAYDLASEERDRDISMILSDRDRAKLQSIDEALERINSGTYGICEICELDIAEERLKALPFTRTCVTCQAEQEREAKQQRRLDDDRGYRRFAVGETDEELG
- the rimO gene encoding 30S ribosomal protein S12 methylthiotransferase RimO, giving the protein MTPTPRKVHFVSLGCPKNLVDGEVMQGMLVREGHELVLDPAQADVLVVNTCSFIDEAKEESIDTILELARYKEEGRASRLIVTGCLAERYGTVLRQSMPEVDVFVGTGNFLELPKLLVADAPKPTYVGAQHVLHEADAPRIQATPFYTSFLKIAEGCNRTCSFCIIPKIRGRQESRSIASLVEEARRLADAGVRELSLIAQDLTSYGTDRDDGANLTRLLEALLEVDGIDWFRLLYMYPQHVTDELLRLVAREERICSYLDMPLQHGSDRILRAMRRGTAGTSRRLRELVARIRDRVPGVVLRSSFIVGFPGETEDDFAELLAFIEECRFERVGVFRYSHEEGTAAYELGDQISERVKETRRRRAMRLAARIARETNASLVGTTLPVLVCGQLDNGRWFGRTQTQAADIDGVVLLRGQALEAGTIVPVQITRASTYDLEGAVCERPAESAASVA
- a CDS encoding YajQ family cyclic di-GMP-binding protein, with the translated sequence MPSFDVVSKVDMQEVANALQQTRKEVEQRYDFKGSKTTIEQEKNVIKITSDNDFKVKAVVDVLQSKLVKRGVNLKSLEYGKVEPAAGGLARQSITIHQGLDTDAAREVVKLIKETKLKVQAQVQDDQVRVTGKQRDDLQKVIQALRAADFRRPLQFVNMRD
- the lolA gene encoding outer membrane lipoprotein chaperone LolA → MSIIASLALRAALAVAVVSSAAAAAEPARAALTAQEVVRHVQERYDETQNFTADFTQEMRIEAGGQVIRSTGTMWFRKPGRMRWEYTSPEKQTIVADGETLWIDQPADNQVLKAPLRQAFESRTPVSFLLGVARIERDFQATLLSPAEDGSLRLQLESNDSEDGSLGSLTLEVDPQTYDVRAAVIRDPLGNTTRVALAGMKRNGTVDDSLFVYERRPGVDVIEAPTR
- a CDS encoding DNA translocase FtsK 4TM domain-containing protein, translated to MRRSAAPGGEALHTLRREAGAVGLAVGGVIVALAIVTYQPDARASLVGPLGAAMADVLAQSLGVASWAIPIGLLAWGVLVFLGRLPRVSAVRLAAGFGALLASATLCQLAIGRWREMEAGGIVGGFLSAVLREGFGDAGAWVIALAIFVVLLAIATGQSLRDLGRTSALGTVTLARRGASWVGERLTRQREAEEHAGNVILLGPAHVVGGGGRVTPLPTRRESESRPQVVVQARPTQPAARGRRRQVELPFTSDRSYCLPDLTIFDEPPAKPLVVDHEALIASSRVLETKLATFGVDGKVREIHPGPVITTYEFEPGPSIKVNRIAALADDLAMAMSALSVRIIAPIPGKSVVGIEVSNKQRERVLLREIVDSDVFRESPSVLTLALGKDTKGNPVVGDLARMPHLLVAGATGTGKSVFLNSLLTSILMRATPRDVRLVLIDPKMLELSTYEHIPHLLVPVITEARAAVTVLNNLVKEMNERYRLLKDKGVRNLESYNRLIAEEAGRPEVIELADEESEEGEEQEESGEEQQERLVHQHLPRIVVIIDELADLIMTRRDCEVPITMLAQKARAAGIHLVVATQRPSVDVITGLIKANFPARISFKVAGAVNSRTILDSIGAERLLGDGDMLFLPPDNSKLQRLHGAYVSDAEIKRITDFVRGQEPQRYQMDLLQDEEEASEGSERDSADEPYDSMYDEAVRIVTESGKASISYVQRRLQVGYNRAARMIECMEREGVVSPADHRGVREVLAPKQG